The DNA region tatttttgtagAATGAGCAAAATTAATGTATAAGAAATGTATGCTTGATGACTATCTTCgcatgttttcattttttgtggCCATGTGGTTTCAAAATATGGTGTCTACGTATCCGTGTGTGTGTGAATGTGCTAATTTTTGTCTGTTTATATTTATGTAGTGAGGGAAGCGAAGACTGAAGGTGGGAGAGGAGGAGGCCGAGGCGGCGGTGGAGGAAGAGGATATGGGCGTGGTCGTGGGGGATATAATAGGGATTTCAACAACAATGAGAGTTCATTCGGTAACTCTGGAGCACCATCTGTTCAAGGTGCTGCTGAAGATGGAGATGCTGCAAAGACTTTTGAATCACGTGGATATGGTGGACCTCGTAGTGGTGGTTTCCGTGGTGGCCGTCGTGGGGGTTTTGGTAATGATGAAGTTGGTGAAGGAGAGCGTCCTCGTCGAACTAATGAACGTTGGAGTGGGACTGGACGTGGGTgggtaattttttatgatagtttgtgtttgtttgtcatatttttatcatttataatatGCCATGTGTTCATGAATTTAAGTTGACTTCTGTATACATGTAGAAATGAGATGAAGCGTGAAGGCTTTGGTCGTGGGAACTGGGGAACTCCAACTGATGAGCTTGcccagtaagttttataaaaccAACCAACATTTTATATGTCCTTGTGTGTAATTTCCACTGTAAAAGTCTGTTATATTTCTGTTGTTCTTGTTGAAGAACTACTTCATTTCAAGAATAGTTGGGCACTggtattttattgttgttgttgttgttgttgttttagggTAACTGAGGAAGCTGTCATTGAGGGTGAGAAGAATTTGGGTGATGACAAGCCTGTGGAGGAAGCAGCAGCAGATAGGAAAAAGGAGAACCCTGCTAATGAACATGAAGAGAAAGAACCAGAGGACAAGGTGAATGCACTCTGTAGTAATTAGATGTTTTGTCTGATTTCCATATCACCAtgttgtattttgttttcttctgctTGGGGGAGAGCTTGCATGACTTTCATAGTTTCATTGTTGATATCGGAATGTATAGGATGAATGAGTAGGCATACAAATATTGACATGTTTGTTATCTGCAAGTTCTGTCCCTTATCACATTTTTCAATTTAGGCTGTTGGAAATTTTGTAATTGGTTGGACTTGATGTGACTGTTTTTGATTTATCTAGTTTGATGGTATTTCGTGATATTAATTCTGGTGTTTGGTGCAAGTGTTGGAACTTTTTTGTTTAAGAGCTCCAGCTCTAGGGCACTAAATGACtaacttttcaattaaaacctaTTTAAGCAGCTACAATTCTAGCATTGATCGTTCAATTAGTGTTAAAAGAAACTTTTACCATTTTGAAAGGATGACTTATGATACTTCTTTCTATTCAGGTGATGACTCTTGAAGAGTATGAGAAGGTGCtggaagagaagaggaaggccCTGCAGGCACTTAAGACAGAAGAAAGAAAGGTCGATGCTAAGAGTTTCAATCCATGCAGCAGCTTTCGAACAGAAGGAAAACAACGATGTCTTTATTAAATTGTAGAGACTACTGTGCTCtgttaaatcttttaaattccCATTGGTTTTTATACCAATGTCAGTCCTTTGAATATCTTTGCAACTATTTCTATATTCAAGGGTTCTGACAAGGATAAGCGGAAAGAGGCGTATGAGAAAGATGAGAAAGCTAAGAAGGTATTCATGCGTGCCATGTTTCTTCGCTTTTTTCATACGTACTAACATATAAGCTTTCGAGAGCACTTTGACCATTTGCTTTGTTCTTCAGGgcatcttttgtgttttttttcttttctttttttcatttttatttgctgTACCTGTCTGTTATATTGTTGTTTCTGCTGATGATGGCCATCAAATAAGCTGGCCAGCATGTGATTTTGTTATTGCTTTTATGTTGTGAAAGGCACTTTCCAGACATTGCCTTCCTGTTCTTCTGAGGAATCTAAACAATGTTTGTTTGTCTTCTTGGTTGGACTGCATGGGAGTTGCTATTGATACCATCTATGAACTGTCTTGAGTGGcatttttttccatgaaaactgtaattgttttggttttttattgtttaattcacACTTGGCTCACATGATTAATTTGGATTATTGCTAACCATCATCCTAACTGCTGTGATGATCTTAGTCTGTCAGCATTAATGAGTTCTTGAAGCCTGCTGAAGGGGAGAGGTACTATGGTTCAGCGCAGTCGCAGTCGGGTCGCGGCCGTGGTGAAGAGGTTTTGGCAATAGGGATGGAATGAGCAACGTGTCAGCCCTTCCATTGAAGATCCTGGACAATTCCCAACCTTGGGTGGCAAATGAGATGCTCCAGAACCCGGCTTAGAATCATGACGTCTATCcatttttgggttttctttttc from Populus alba chromosome 14, ASM523922v2, whole genome shotgun sequence includes:
- the LOC118034189 gene encoding LOW QUALITY PROTEIN: RGG repeats nuclear RNA binding protein A-like (The sequence of the model RefSeq protein was modified relative to this genomic sequence to represent the inferred CDS: inserted 2 bases in 2 codons), which produces MATINPFDLLVDDAEDPSLIAALKPVVSPPAAAATKKGPAQTQPKPAPAAKLPSKPLPPSQAVREAKTEGGRGGGRGGGGGRGYGRGRGGYNRDFNNNESSFGNSGAPSVQGAAEDGDAAKTFESRGYGGPRSGGFRGGRRGGFGNDEVGEGERPRRTNERWSGTGRGNEMKREGFGRGNWGTPTDELAQVTEEAVIEGEKNLGDDKPVEEAAADRKKENPANEHEEKEPEDKVMTLEEYEKVLEEKRKALQALKTEERKVDAXEFQSMQQLSXQKENNDVFIKLGSDKDKRKEAYEKDEKAKKSVSINEFLKPAEGERYYGSAQSQSGRGRGEEVLAIGME